The genomic stretch CCTCGACCTCGTTCTCCAGCCGGCCTGGCGCCGGCAGCGGCGCCTGTTCCTGCAACTGGCGGCGATCGCGCAGACCGCGTGGCTCGCACCGATGCGCGCCGGCGCGCGCGCACTTTCAAGAACGCAGGCGACGCCCACGATGCAGACCCCGACCGGTCACGACGGCCGACACGATTTCGACTTCCTCCACGGCCAGTGGAGCATCCGCAACGAGCGCCTGAAGCAGCGCCTGGCCGGATCGAACGACTGGGAGATCTTCCACGCCACGCAGCGCTGCCTGCCGCTGCTCGGCGGCCTGGGCAACGTGGACGATTTCATCAGTGACTGGACGCGTCCCGGCACGGACGAGCGATTCGTCGGCATGACGCTGCGCCTGTTCGGCGTGGAGTCGAAGCAGTGGTCGATCTACTGGGCCGGCAACCACGACGGCGTGCTCGATTCGCCGATGACCGGCGCCTTCGCCGACGAAGCGCAGGGCCAGCGCGTGGGCACGTTCCTCGGCGTGGACGAACACGAAGGCCAGCCGGTGCGCGTGCGCTTCCGCTGGAGCCAGGCGAGCGCGAACACCGCGCACTGGCAGCAGGCGTTTTCCGTCGACGATGGCGCGACATGGGAAACGAACTGGCACATGTGGTTCCGCCGCATCGACGACGCCGGGCGCGCGCTGCACGACGACCATGTCATCGAACTGCGCCAGTACGCGATGCAGCCCGCGCGACGCGACGAGCTCATCGCGCTGTTCGAGCGCGAATTCATCGAATCGCAGGAAGCGGTCGGCATGCACGTCATCGGTCAGTTCCGCGACCTCGACGCGCCGGACCGCTTCGTGTGGCTGCGCGGATTCGCCGACATGCCGGTACGCGCCGAAGCGCTGGACGGCTTCTACGGCGGGCCGACCTGGAAGCGTCATCGCGAAGCGGCCAACGCAACGATCGCCGACAGCGACGACGTGCTGTTGCTGCGTCCGGCGCGCGCGGGCTCCGGCCTTCCGACGCCCGCGACGCCGCGCCCGTCCTCGCAGGATGCACCCGCGTCGGGCGGGCTGATCGAAGCGGGCCTCTGCGCGCTCGACGCGCCGGCCGATGCGGGCTTCCTCGAACGCTTCGAACGCGACCTCGCGCCGCGCCTGAAAGCAGCCGGCGCGGAGGTGATCGGCCTGTACGTCACCGAAAGCAGCGCGAACACGTATCCGCGCCTGTCGGTGCGCGAAGGCGAGCAGGTGCTGGTGTGGTTCGCGCGTTTCGATGACGTCGACGCGCACCATCGCTACGAGACCGCGCTGCTGGCCGATGCGGCATGGCGCGACGCGGTCGCGCAATCGCTGCTGCACGGACTGAGGCAACCGCCGCAACGGCTGCGCCTGTCGCCGACGGCACGCTCGGAGTTGCGCGCGTGACCGCCGTCGCGCCATACGCCGGCGTGCAGATGCGGTCCGTTGAGGTCGGCACGGCGTCGCGCGATCATGGCGCATGCGCCGCGCCGACCGCCTCTTCCTCCTGATCCATGCCCTGCGTGGCCGCCGTTCCGCCATCACCGCGCAACGCCTGGCGCAGGAGCTCGGCGTTTCGTTGCGAACGGTGTATCGCGACGTCGCCGACCTGCAGCGCTCCGGCGTGCCGATCGAAGGCGAGGCCGGCGTCGGTTACCTGCTGCGCAAGGGTTCGGACATCCCCCCGCTGATGTTCACGCCCGACGAGCTCGAAGCCCTGGTGGTCGGCACGCGCTTCGTGCGCGCGTTCGGCGGCAACCGGCTGGGGCGTGAAGCGGCGGCGGCGTTGTTGAAGATCGAGGCGGTGCTTCCGCCGGAACTGCGCGACCGCAGCGATCGCACGCGCATCTTCGCGCCGGAAGTCGAGCGACTGGAAAACAGCGGCCTGATCGACGATCTCCATGCGGCGGTGACCGGCGCGCTGGTGTTGCGCATGAACTACCGGGACAACGACGCGCGACCGACCGAGCGCGTGATCGAACCGCTGTGCCTGGCCTTCTGGGGCGGCAGCTGGACGCTGGGTGCGTGGTGCCGTTTGCGCGGCGACTTCCGCAACTTCCGGCCGGACCGCATCGTCGATTACGCGCCGACGGGCGAGACGTTCGTGGAGACGCGCGAGCGGGGCTTGGCGGCGTATATGAAGGCGGTGCAGGGAAGCTGACGAACGCCGCTGTCATCCCGGCTTTCGCCGGGATGACGGTGGTCTCCAAAGCGGCGGTGGCGTAGTGTCGTGCGGCTCGATACGACGAAAAAACCTAGGGCCGCATCGACCCCGTTTCCACGAACCGCTCGTGCCACGACAGCGCCTCGCCCAGCAGATGCGGCGTGTGCTTGCCGAAACTCTCGCGGCATGCGCGGTCGAAGTAGTCCTGCAGCAGCGGTGCGTAATCCGGATGGGCACACTGGTCGATCAGCCGCTGCGCGCGCTGCTTCGGCGACAGGCCGCGCAGGTCGGCGATGCCGCGTTCGGTCACGATCACCATCACGTCGTGCTCGGTGTGGTCGACGTGGCTCGCCATCGGGACGATGGAGGAGATCGCGCCGTTCTTCGCCGTGCTCGGCGACATGAAGACCGACAGGTAGGCATTGCGCGCGAAGTCGCCGCTGCCGCCGATGCCATTCATGATCTTGGTGCCGGCCACGTGCGTCGAATTGACGTTGCCGTACAGGTCGACCTCGATCATGCCGTTCATCGCGATGCAGCCAAGTCGGCGCACGAGTTCGGGATGGTTCGAGATCTCCTGCGTGCGCAGCACGATGCGTTCGCGGTAGTAATCCACGTGCGCCAGGAATTCGTCGATCGCCGCCGGGCTGAGCGAGAACGACGTCGCCGACGCCACACGCACGACGCCGCGCTTGAGCAGTTCGAGCATCCCGTCCTGGATGACCTCGGTGAACGCGGTGAGGTCGCGATAACCCGCTTCGCCCAGCCCCATGAGCACCGCATTGGTGATGTTGCCCACGCCCGACTGCAGCGGCAGCAGCTGCGGCTGCAGGCGGCCGCGGCGGACTTCGTGCGCGAGGAAGTCGAGCAGGTGCGCGGCGATCTCGCGCGAGGTCGTGTCCGGCGGCGTGAACGGAGAATTGCGATCCGGCGCGTCGGTCTCGACCACCGCGATCACCTTGGACGGGTCGCAGCGCAGCCACGGCTCGCCGATGCGGTCGTCCGGATGCAGCAGCGGAATCGGCTTGCGGTTCGGCGGCAGCGCGGTGCCGTAGTAGACGTCGTGCATGCCTTCCAGCGCGGAGGGCTGCCAGCGGTTCACTTCCAGGATCACGCGGTCGGCCTGGTCCAGCCACGTCTTGTTGTTGCCGACCGACGAGGACGGCACGAGGTGGCCGTCCTCGGTGATGGCCGTCACTTCGATCACCGCGACATCGACCGCGCCGAAGAAACCGAACCACGTGTGCTGCGCGACGTGGCTCAGGTGCATGTCGATGTAGTGCAGCTCGCCCGCATTGATGCGCTCGCGCAGGTGCGGGTCGGACTGGTACGGCAGGCGCAGCTCGATGCCCTGCGCGCGGGCGAGCACGCCGTCCAGTTCCGGCGCCGTGGACGCGCCGGTCATCACCTTCACGCGGAAGTCCTCGCCGCGTGCATGCGCCTGTTCGATATGCGCCGCGAGCGCCTGCGGCACCGCCTTCGGGTAGCCCGCGCCGGTGAAGCCGCTCATCGCGACGGTCATTCCGGGCTGGATCAGGGCGGCGGCGTGCTCGGCGGACAGGCGCTTGTCGCGCAGGCCGGGGTGGCGGATGCGGTCGTTCATCGGGAGCGTGGCGGGCGGGGGAAGCCGCAGTCTAGACCCGCCGGTCGAGGCCGGCTTTCCCGATCGATGCGGGTTCTTTGCCGCGACTGGCCCGGCGATGCGCGGCCGCTTACCCTGCCCGTCTGGACTTCGCCGGAGATCGCGCATGCCCCTCGCCCTGCTCGCCATCGCCGCCGGCGCCGCGCTGGGCGCGTGGGCACGCTGGGGCCTGAGCCTGTGGCTGAATCCCGCGCACCACGCGGTGCCGATGGGTACGTTGGCGGCGAACCTCGTCGGCGGCTACCTGATCGGCCTGGCCGTCGCCGGCTTCGCGCAGGCGCCGCAACTGGCGCCGGAATGGCGGCTGTTCGTGATCACCGGGATGCTGGGCGGGCTCACCACGTTCTCGACCTTCTCCGCCGAGACGGTCGACCTGCTGCAGAAGCAGGCGTACGGGTGGGCCTTCGGCACCATCGCTGCGCACCTGCTCGGGTCGCTGGCGATGACGGGGCTGGGGCTCTGGACGGTGAAGATGGTGGCGCGCTAGCGCCTTTGCACCCCGGGAAAGCGAAGCGCACCCGGGGCAAGACGCGCGTTCCCGGGTGCGGCCTGCGGCCTTACCCGGGCTACAAACGCAGGCCTCAGATCACCCGCAGCGTGATCGCCTTCAGCACCGCGCGCGTGCGGTCGCGCGTGCCGAGTTTCTCCAGGATCACCGACACGTAGTTTTTCACCGTGCCTTCGGCCAGGAACATCGCCCGCGCGATTTCCTTGTTCGAATAGCCGCCGGCGAGCAGGCGCAGGATCGCGACTTCGCGCTCGGTGAAGTGCTCGCGCGGCGCCTCCTGCTGGTGGTACTGGTAGCGCGCGCGCACAGGGTCGGTACTGACCGGCTGCAGCAGCGTTTCGCCCGTCGCCACGCGTTCGATCGCCTCGCGAAGATCCTCCGGCGCCGCGTCCTTCAGCAGGAAGCCCTGCGCGCCGGCCTCGGTCGCCTGCAACAGCAGTTCGCTCTCGTCGAACGTGGTGAGCAGCAGCACCGGCGTCGCGTCGCCGCGCTCGCGCAGGCGGCGCAGCGCTTCGATGCCGTCCATGCCGGCCATGCGGATGTCGCTGAGCACCACGTCCACCGGCGTGTCGGCCAGCCGCTCGAGCAACTCGTTGCCGTCGTTGGCCTCGAACACGGTGACGATGCCGTGCCGTTCGAGCAGCGCGCGCAATCCCGCGCGGACGATGGCCTGGTCGTCGGCCAGCGCGATGCGAAGCGCCGTCATGCGGGCAGGCTCGCGTCGATGCGCAGCGAACCGCGTTCGGAGCGGCCGAATGCCAGGTTTCCGCCCGCGGCGGCGACGCGTTCGCGCATGCCCGACAAGCCGTTGCCTTCGCGGATCGCGCCGCGCAGCTGGCCGTCGTCTTCCACGCGAATGCGCAGGCGATCGCCCTCGCAGTCCAGCGACACCTGCACGATGTCCGCATCGGCATGGCGCGCGCTGTTGGTCAACGCTTCCTGCACCAGGCGCAGCACCGCTTCGGCGGTGGCCGGGTCGGTGACGCGCACCGACTCGGCGATGCGCAGCCGCAGCGACGGTCGCGGCATCGGCGCGGCGAGCGCGCGCAGCGCCGTGCCGAGGTCGAGCCCGCGATCGTCGCGCATCGCCTGCACGATGCCGCGGATGTCGCTGAGCAGTTCGGTCGAAAGCTGCTGCGCGATGGCGATTTCCGGACGCGCCGCGAACGCCGGATCCGCCGCGAGCGCGCGCAGGTTCAAGGTCATCGCGGTGAGCTTGTGGCCGGCGACATCGTGCAGCTCGCGGGCCACGCGCAGGCGTTCGTTGTCGCGCGCGCTGTCGGCCAGCAGCGCGCGCGTGGCGAGCAGGTCGGCGTTGACGCGCGCGAGCTGGTCGCGGGCGCGCTCGGCGCTCACCGCGTACCACGCGCACAACGCGGCGAAGAGCTGGAAGCCGGCGTGGATGAACACCACCGTGAGCGGCGCGCTGTGGCCGTCGTCCCGCAGCACGAACCAGAACGCGATGTCGGCCGCGATCACCGCCATCGCCGTGATGCGCAGCGGCATCGCCGCCGCCATCACCGCCGTCCACACGACCAGCAGCACCGGCGCGACCGACGGCTTCGGGTCGATCCAGACCAGCGTCAGCGCGATGAGCGGCATCAGCGTCAGCTGGACCGGTCGAAACCAGCCCACGCGCGGCAGGAAGTCCACCGCCAGCATCAGGACGGCGTACAGCGCCAGCAGCGCGATGGCCCACGGCAGCAGGTAGGCGGGCATCCAGCGGAAGGCCATGCCGACGGCCACCAGCGTGAAGAGGCCGGCGAGGTTGAGGGGCTGGAGCAGCGAGCGCATTCGTTCGTCCATGGGCACATGCTGCGGCCGCCGCGGCGAGGCGCGCAATGCATCGGGCGTCGAAAGTGACTTCCGGCAGGTCGTTGCGATGACGGCAGGCACTGAGGCCGCGGGCGAGCCGGGCGCATCGTGTGTCCCCATCGACACCTACGCGAAAGAGCCGCCGCCATGACCGCCTACCAGATGCTTGTCGCCGTGCACGTCCTCGTGGGCGCCGTCGCCCTCGTCGCCTTCTGGACCGCCGGCCTGCTGCGCAAGGGTACGCCGGCGCATCGCAACACGGGTCGCGTGTACCTGCTGGCGATGGTCGGCATCGTCATCACCGGCGCGCCGATGGCGATCACGCGCTGGCTAGACGGCCACGTCGTCACGGCGGCGTTCCTCGCGTACCTGGTGGTGATCACCAGCACCGGCGTGTGGGTGTCGTGGCGCGCGATCCGCGACAAGGCCGCGCCCGAGCGCTTCGTCGGACCGGTGTACGTCGCATTCGGTGCGCTGTCGCTGGCCTCGGGCGCGGGCGTGCTCGCGCTGGGCATCAAGGCCGGCGCGCCGCTGCTGATGGGGTTTTCCGCGGTGGGACTGTTCACCGGTCTGGACATGCTGCGTCGCCGCCTGCGCCGGGCGACATTCGCCAGGACCCCGCGCTGGTGGATGACGCAGCACTACACCGCGATGATCGGCAACGGCATCGCCACGCACATCGCGTTCCTCGGCATCGGCCTGCCGCGCCTGCTGCCGTCGGTGAACGGAACGGTGCTGCATTACCTGTCGTGGTTCGGGCCGATCGCCGTGGCGCTAGTCGCCAAGGTCATCCTGGATCGTCGCTGGAAGCCGCGCCCGGTCGCCCGGCCCGCCGCGCAGCCGCAGCGCGCGTGAAGGCCAGATTCCGTTGCGTTATGACGCACTGACGAACCGTTGCGTGAAAAGCGCCCGCGCGTAACCCACCGTTTACTTCCGCCGTCCGGCGATCGCCTA from Lysobacter auxotrophicus encodes the following:
- a CDS encoding NIPSNAP family protein, with translation MDLDLVLQPAWRRQRRLFLQLAAIAQTAWLAPMRAGARALSRTQATPTMQTPTGHDGRHDFDFLHGQWSIRNERLKQRLAGSNDWEIFHATQRCLPLLGGLGNVDDFISDWTRPGTDERFVGMTLRLFGVESKQWSIYWAGNHDGVLDSPMTGAFADEAQGQRVGTFLGVDEHEGQPVRVRFRWSQASANTAHWQQAFSVDDGATWETNWHMWFRRIDDAGRALHDDHVIELRQYAMQPARRDELIALFEREFIESQEAVGMHVIGQFRDLDAPDRFVWLRGFADMPVRAEALDGFYGGPTWKRHREAANATIADSDDVLLLRPARAGSGLPTPATPRPSSQDAPASGGLIEAGLCALDAPADAGFLERFERDLAPRLKAAGAEVIGLYVTESSANTYPRLSVREGEQVLVWFARFDDVDAHHRYETALLADAAWRDAVAQSLLHGLRQPPQRLRLSPTARSELRA
- a CDS encoding helix-turn-helix transcriptional regulator; the encoded protein is MRRADRLFLLIHALRGRRSAITAQRLAQELGVSLRTVYRDVADLQRSGVPIEGEAGVGYLLRKGSDIPPLMFTPDELEALVVGTRFVRAFGGNRLGREAAAALLKIEAVLPPELRDRSDRTRIFAPEVERLENSGLIDDLHAAVTGALVLRMNYRDNDARPTERVIEPLCLAFWGGSWTLGAWCRLRGDFRNFRPDRIVDYAPTGETFVETRERGLAAYMKAVQGS
- a CDS encoding acetyl-CoA hydrolase/transferase family protein, which translates into the protein MNDRIRHPGLRDKRLSAEHAAALIQPGMTVAMSGFTGAGYPKAVPQALAAHIEQAHARGEDFRVKVMTGASTAPELDGVLARAQGIELRLPYQSDPHLRERINAGELHYIDMHLSHVAQHTWFGFFGAVDVAVIEVTAITEDGHLVPSSSVGNNKTWLDQADRVILEVNRWQPSALEGMHDVYYGTALPPNRKPIPLLHPDDRIGEPWLRCDPSKVIAVVETDAPDRNSPFTPPDTTSREIAAHLLDFLAHEVRRGRLQPQLLPLQSGVGNITNAVLMGLGEAGYRDLTAFTEVIQDGMLELLKRGVVRVASATSFSLSPAAIDEFLAHVDYYRERIVLRTQEISNHPELVRRLGCIAMNGMIEVDLYGNVNSTHVAGTKIMNGIGGSGDFARNAYLSVFMSPSTAKNGAISSIVPMASHVDHTEHDVMVIVTERGIADLRGLSPKQRAQRLIDQCAHPDYAPLLQDYFDRACRESFGKHTPHLLGEALSWHERFVETGSMRP
- the crcB gene encoding fluoride efflux transporter CrcB; its protein translation is MPLALLAIAAGAALGAWARWGLSLWLNPAHHAVPMGTLAANLVGGYLIGLAVAGFAQAPQLAPEWRLFVITGMLGGLTTFSTFSAETVDLLQKQAYGWAFGTIAAHLLGSLAMTGLGLWTVKMVAR
- a CDS encoding response regulator transcription factor — protein: MTALRIALADDQAIVRAGLRALLERHGIVTVFEANDGNELLERLADTPVDVVLSDIRMAGMDGIEALRRLRERGDATPVLLLTTFDESELLLQATEAGAQGFLLKDAAPEDLREAIERVATGETLLQPVSTDPVRARYQYHQQEAPREHFTEREVAILRLLAGGYSNKEIARAMFLAEGTVKNYVSVILEKLGTRDRTRAVLKAITLRVI
- a CDS encoding sensor histidine kinase; the protein is MDERMRSLLQPLNLAGLFTLVAVGMAFRWMPAYLLPWAIALLALYAVLMLAVDFLPRVGWFRPVQLTLMPLIALTLVWIDPKPSVAPVLLVVWTAVMAAAMPLRITAMAVIAADIAFWFVLRDDGHSAPLTVVFIHAGFQLFAALCAWYAVSAERARDQLARVNADLLATRALLADSARDNERLRVARELHDVAGHKLTAMTLNLRALAADPAFAARPEIAIAQQLSTELLSDIRGIVQAMRDDRGLDLGTALRALAAPMPRPSLRLRIAESVRVTDPATAEAVLRLVQEALTNSARHADADIVQVSLDCEGDRLRIRVEDDGQLRGAIREGNGLSGMRERVAAAGGNLAFGRSERGSLRIDASLPA